From Oscillospiraceae bacterium, a single genomic window includes:
- a CDS encoding MazG family protein produces MVIIESREKYTADDLLEIVSLLRSPSGCPWDAEQTHQSIRRNMVEEAYEAAEAIDRCDKALLCEELGDVLLQVVFHASIAADAGDFTFDDIADGICKKLIVRHPHVFSDVQVSGSSEVIGNWEEIKRNVKGYTTLAETLRGVSAALPGLMRLQKMANKCVEANMLLPEGQGFAQKLMALALEANAQDVDLETVVAELCRAIIMQAEMPGSSSGKTCS; encoded by the coding sequence ATGGTAATAATAGAGAGTAGGGAAAAATACACTGCTGATGACTTGCTTGAAATCGTGTCATTGTTGCGTTCACCGAGTGGTTGTCCATGGGATGCAGAGCAGACGCATCAGAGCATCCGGCGCAATATGGTTGAAGAAGCGTACGAAGCTGCAGAAGCCATTGATCGTTGCGACAAGGCGTTGTTATGTGAGGAACTGGGCGATGTGCTATTGCAAGTGGTTTTTCATGCGTCTATCGCGGCAGATGCTGGTGATTTTACGTTCGATGACATTGCCGATGGTATTTGTAAGAAGCTGATTGTGCGGCATCCGCATGTTTTCAGCGATGTACAAGTTAGTGGCAGTAGTGAAGTGATAGGTAACTGGGAAGAAATCAAACGCAATGTCAAGGGATATACTACGCTTGCAGAGACGTTACGTGGCGTCAGTGCGGCATTGCCGGGGCTTATGCGGTTGCAAAAAATGGCGAATAAGTGCGTTGAAGCAAATATGTTATTGCCTGAGGGGCAAGGATTTGCGCAGAAATTGATGGCATTGGCATTGGAAGCCAATGCGCAGGATGTGGATTTGGAGACGGTTGTAGCGGAGTTATGCCGCGCAATTATTATGCAAGCTGAAATGCCGGGCTCATCGAGCGGGAAAACTTGCTCGTGA
- a CDS encoding HU family DNA-binding protein, with translation MNKSELIAAVAERAGMTQKDAGACLDATIETIVETMVKGDKVQLVGFGSFETKKRAGRTGRNPKTKEAIQIPAATVPVFKAGKALKDAVK, from the coding sequence GTGAACAAATCAGAACTCATCGCAGCAGTGGCCGAAAGGGCCGGCATGACCCAAAAAGATGCGGGTGCATGCCTTGATGCAACCATCGAAACCATCGTGGAAACAATGGTGAAAGGTGACAAAGTTCAATTGGTTGGCTTCGGCTCGTTTGAAACAAAGAAACGCGCTGGACGCACCGGACGCAACCCAAAGACCAAAGAAGCTATCCAAATTCCGGCGGCAACCGTACCTGTGTTCAAAGCCGGTAAAGCGTTGAAAGACGCGGTTAAGTAA
- a CDS encoding RNA-binding S4 domain-containing protein, protein MRLDKYLKVSRLIKRRTVANEACDQGRVSVNGKPVRASYEVKIGDVVDIMFGQKSVRVEVLSIAETVQKQGANALFKQL, encoded by the coding sequence ATGCGATTAGATAAATATCTCAAAGTTTCGCGCTTGATTAAGCGGCGTACCGTTGCTAACGAGGCGTGTGACCAAGGGCGTGTTAGTGTTAATGGAAAGCCTGTGCGGGCATCATATGAAGTCAAAATCGGCGATGTGGTAGATATTATGTTTGGGCAAAAAAGTGTACGCGTAGAAGTATTGTCAATTGCTGAGACAGTACAGAAACAGGGCGCGAACGCGCTGTTTAAACAATTGTAG
- the yabP gene encoding sporulation protein YabP: MMTRNVNAMERSGIELPHHLVLEGRSRLAVSGVEEVESFDEGLVVLYTSKGILLIRGSGLSIDRLSIDKGELSVEGEVDALEYENRQQKGGGFWSRLLK, from the coding sequence ATGATGACAAGGAACGTAAATGCAATGGAACGCAGCGGCATAGAGCTTCCGCACCATTTGGTGTTGGAGGGGCGCAGCCGGTTGGCGGTTTCGGGTGTAGAGGAAGTCGAGAGCTTCGACGAGGGCTTAGTGGTTTTATACACAAGCAAAGGCATACTGCTTATTCGGGGCAGTGGATTAAGCATTGACAGACTAAGTATTGACAAAGGTGAATTGTCGGTTGAAGGTGAAGTCGATGCGTTGGAATATGAAAACAGGCAGCAAAAGGGCGGCGGGTTTTGGTCGCGGCTGTTGAAATAG